A single window of Candidatus Acidiferrales bacterium DNA harbors:
- a CDS encoding T9SS type A sorting domain-containing protein: MWTARWILFVCLATMLQPKLHAQWFSTTGSFGSIITCLAISDTDIFVGTQTGVFLSTNDGLTWTAENSGLPTNFDSGILAVSGDTLFVSEYTDIFRSSNSGSSWNAINFSFTTGASSIAFSGKNIFVGTWGGGGIYRSTDNGENWAPINNGIVIDTTAPQQSVNVLTICGANLYAGTSWGGVYKSTDNGDTWTATGLTKANVLTMIAAPNGSIYAITDFTNLDGIHVGGNILLSTDAGATWTEIDSGLGSNYAMSLAAVRTTPGGMDLFVGTGSRGVFLSTDNGGSWIQSGLPNTWITALAASSDVTGGTKLIAGDFSGAIMGGSGDVFLTTDNGRNWRTSTVNTPVSALTMSPNGVGGADLYADAAMLFLHSSDNGTSWTATGFPKMAFTPPLAIFPSSDGSGGAAIFVGIDSVFHSTDNGTSWRATADSGLNILTGSSISSLAACGTSLFAGLSGNGGIFLSTNYGGSWSPVPGLPRCDVASFVSCSGNQFVATDSGVYLSTDSGNNWLAVNSGLKNLDVNALAVIGGNIFAGTNGNGVFRSTNDGANWIAAGLKTLDVCAFAAVDSSLFAGTSTGGVYLSTDMGAHWNPVNSGLTNSVINALIQNGKNIFAGTGSGIWRRPLSEMITSVNERTQLPASFALFQNYPNPFNPSTTIGYDLPSNSFVSLKIYDVLGREVETLVNERQAAGSHSVTFNASNLPSGVYFYRLQVIDPVRGTGSYTATKKLLLLK, translated from the coding sequence ATGTGGACAGCTCGTTGGATTTTGTTTGTTTGCCTTGCCACGATGCTGCAACCGAAGTTGCACGCTCAATGGTTTTCAACAACGGGGAGCTTTGGTTCTATAATCACCTGTTTAGCGATCAGCGATACGGATATCTTTGTCGGAACACAAACCGGTGTTTTTCTTTCAACCAACGATGGACTGACATGGACCGCGGAAAATTCTGGATTGCCGACAAATTTCGATTCCGGAATTCTTGCCGTAAGCGGCGATACCCTGTTTGTCTCAGAATATACCGACATTTTTCGCTCCAGCAATAGCGGCTCAAGCTGGAACGCTATCAACTTTTCGTTCACTACCGGCGCCAGCTCGATTGCCTTTAGCGGAAAAAATATTTTTGTTGGGACGTGGGGGGGCGGCGGTATTTATCGTTCAACCGACAACGGAGAAAACTGGGCCCCAATCAATAACGGAATAGTCATAGATACCACGGCTCCTCAACAGAGTGTAAACGTGCTGACGATCTGTGGCGCAAACCTCTACGCCGGAACTTCCTGGGGTGGCGTTTACAAATCAACAGACAACGGCGACACCTGGACTGCTACAGGGTTAACAAAAGCAAATGTACTAACCATGATTGCAGCCCCGAACGGAAGTATCTACGCGATAACGGATTTCACGAATCTCGATGGCATTCATGTTGGAGGCAACATTCTTCTTTCTACTGACGCTGGCGCCACATGGACCGAGATTGATTCCGGACTGGGAAGCAACTATGCAATGTCGCTTGCAGCGGTCCGGACCACTCCGGGCGGAATGGATCTTTTTGTCGGGACGGGCAGCAGAGGCGTTTTTCTTTCTACAGATAATGGCGGATCATGGATACAATCTGGATTGCCAAACACATGGATTACTGCCCTCGCTGCAAGTTCCGATGTAACAGGAGGCACGAAGTTGATTGCCGGTGATTTTAGCGGCGCCATAATGGGAGGCAGCGGTGATGTCTTTCTCACGACAGATAACGGGAGAAATTGGAGGACGAGCACCGTCAACACTCCTGTCAGCGCTCTCACTATGAGCCCCAATGGTGTGGGTGGAGCCGATCTCTACGCTGACGCAGCGATGCTTTTTCTCCATAGTTCAGATAATGGTACAAGCTGGACAGCCACCGGATTTCCTAAGATGGCATTCACTCCACCATTGGCTATCTTTCCTTCGTCGGATGGGTCGGGCGGGGCCGCTATTTTTGTTGGGATCGACAGCGTTTTCCATTCGACCGATAACGGTACGAGCTGGAGAGCAACCGCTGATTCTGGTCTGAATATCTTAACAGGCTCAAGCATTTCTTCCCTAGCAGCCTGCGGAACGAGCCTTTTTGCGGGTCTTAGCGGTAATGGCGGAATTTTCCTTTCGACAAACTACGGTGGAAGCTGGTCACCTGTCCCCGGACTGCCGAGGTGTGACGTAGCTTCGTTTGTCTCATGTAGCGGTAACCAGTTTGTGGCCACAGACTCGGGCGTTTATCTCTCGACGGACAGCGGCAACAATTGGTTAGCGGTCAATTCCGGATTAAAGAATCTGGATGTCAACGCTCTTGCAGTGATTGGTGGTAATATCTTTGCCGGCACTAACGGCAACGGCGTTTTCCGCAGTACTAATGACGGGGCCAATTGGATTGCCGCAGGCTTGAAGACTTTGGACGTCTGCGCTTTTGCTGCGGTCGACTCGAGCCTTTTCGCCGGAACTTCCACAGGCGGTGTTTATCTCAGTACGGACATGGGAGCACATTGGAATCCGGTGAATAGCGGGTTGACTAACAGTGTCATCAACGCTCTCATCCAAAATGGCAAGAATATTTTTGCCGGGACGGGAAGCGGAATATGGCGGCGGCCCCTTTCGGAGATGATAACCAGCGTCAATGAACGTACACAGCTTCCCGCGAGTTTTGCACTCTTTCAAAATTATCCTAACCCATTCAATCCTTCAACCACCATCGGCTATGACCTGCCTTCCAACAGCTTCGTCTCATTGAAGATTTATGATGTGCTTGGAAGAGAAGTCGAAACGTTGGTGAATGAACGCCAGGCAGCAGGGAGTCATTCAGTCACGTTCAACGCTTCCAATTTACCTAGCGGAGTGTACTTCTATCGCTTGCAGGTCATAGATCCCGTTCGCGGGACCGGGAGCTACACAGCGACAAAGAAACTTTTACTGCTGAAATAG
- a CDS encoding DUF3825 domain-containing protein yields MKNRYLPPLFNFSFNPDGWLEDVAKDAKREPWGKDYKVLEIYLRASFEIAKQQNKVYENRDDGFAFWKAGYLVNEMSDPIWLTYQTNRRADKQQWVFKKVHSGNCPIPERSVDDFQIKISPPEFNSSWSIHISQSNIDHIYKDTENVKRLKLVFGNLAENAHLIFRTVLGEIELNRKSETVIPQWYYGDYQFLMPLFLTQSEKVELAAALTPNPIMKRYEIHTLLLPHYSYAYARALVKSRASFANWMLLSPEELNNSYSEEQEVD; encoded by the coding sequence ATGAAAAACAGATATTTGCCACCGCTATTCAATTTCTCATTCAATCCAGACGGATGGCTTGAAGATGTCGCAAAAGATGCAAAACGGGAACCGTGGGGTAAAGATTATAAAGTCCTTGAGATTTATCTTAGAGCATCTTTTGAAATTGCCAAACAGCAAAACAAGGTCTATGAAAATAGAGATGACGGGTTTGCTTTTTGGAAAGCTGGATATTTAGTTAATGAAATGTCAGACCCCATTTGGCTTACCTACCAAACTAATAGAAGAGCCGACAAGCAGCAATGGGTTTTCAAGAAAGTCCACTCTGGGAACTGCCCCATTCCTGAAAGAAGTGTTGATGATTTTCAAATTAAGATTAGCCCCCCAGAATTTAATTCCTCCTGGAGCATTCACATTAGTCAGTCCAACATTGATCATATTTATAAAGATACTGAAAATGTCAAACGGCTTAAACTTGTGTTTGGCAATCTAGCCGAAAACGCTCACTTAATTTTTAGAACAGTACTAGGTGAAATAGAACTTAACCGCAAATCTGAAACAGTCATTCCGCAATGGTATTACGGAGATTATCAATTCCTGATGCCATTGTTTCTTACACAATCTGAAAAAGTAGAGTTGGCCGCGGCCCTCACGCCAAATCCTATAATGAAGCGATATGAGATACACACACTCTTGCTACCGCACTATTCTTACGCGTACGCAAGAGCTTTGGTTAAGAGTAGAGCATCCTTCGCAAACTGGATGTTACTTTCTCCAGAGGAATTGAATAACAGTTACTCTGAAGAGCAAGAAGTAGATTGA
- a CDS encoding endonuclease domain-containing protein has translation MKQISIIERARELRKNRTPSEEKLWVALRNRKLHGLKFLRQHPITYEVNCVGHFFIADFYCAEKRLVVELDGKIHDYQKDRDAERELIIRSLGLRTLHIKNEELDNIEQVKQRIENALTLFLPLST, from the coding sequence ATGAAACAAATCTCCATCATTGAGAGAGCGAGAGAACTCAGGAAAAATCGGACTCCTTCCGAAGAGAAACTCTGGGTTGCGCTCCGTAACAGGAAATTACATGGGCTGAAATTCCTGCGGCAGCATCCGATTACTTACGAGGTCAATTGCGTTGGACATTTCTTTATTGCCGATTTCTATTGTGCTGAAAAAAGGTTGGTCGTCGAACTCGATGGCAAAATCCATGATTATCAGAAGGATCGCGATGCGGAGAGAGAATTAATCATAAGAAGCCTCGGACTCAGAACGCTGCACATAAAGAACGAAGAACTTGATAACATAGAGCAGGTCAAACAGAGAATAGAAAATGCACTCACCCTTTTTCTCCCCCTCTCTACTTAG
- a CDS encoding DUF262 domain-containing protein has protein sequence MARVNLDALIPREDFEVSESVSPGRKKETISIEDLKSDSFFLPLVRKPDFQRETNEWDADKIVQFIESFVSGDLIPALILWRSPSGLLFVIDGSHRLSSLLAWINDDYGDGNVSKSFYDLSIPDEQIYAAEEARKLVRKRIGTYSDLRQASIKPEKVPPEILSRAKNLGALAIQLQWVEGDVKTAEKSFFKINQEAVPIDPTELKLLESRKKPNCIAARAIIRAGTGHKYWSKFAGENQAKIQELAKEINDILFSPKLETPVKTLDIPIGGKLYSAQTLPLVLEFVNMTNNVPSDFKENLPDDDDGSETIKMLVNARKVAQQINSMHPSSLGLHPIVYFYSQDGRHKVASFYATVSFVMELYERKKINDFIKVRALFEKAIIENDYLIQQINRRFRLAQASYPHIRDFFFALIDLLNGGTKPEELITRIIQNTKFDYLTLQQDTAEVTSPDFSSQRKSAAFIRDAVRHAPKCKICGGYMHKNSITIDHIQRKEDKGVGSIDNAQLAHPYCNTTFKN, from the coding sequence ATGGCTAGAGTAAATTTGGATGCTCTCATACCACGTGAAGATTTTGAAGTGTCGGAGTCCGTGAGTCCGGGGAGAAAGAAAGAGACGATCTCAATTGAAGATCTGAAGAGTGATTCATTCTTTCTGCCACTTGTCAGGAAGCCGGATTTTCAGCGTGAGACAAACGAGTGGGATGCAGACAAAATTGTTCAATTTATTGAGAGTTTCGTGAGTGGAGACCTGATACCTGCGCTCATCTTATGGAGAAGCCCAAGTGGGCTACTCTTCGTGATCGATGGTTCACATCGTCTTAGTTCTTTGCTGGCATGGATCAACGATGACTACGGGGATGGCAACGTATCAAAATCCTTCTATGATCTAAGCATACCAGATGAACAAATCTACGCTGCTGAAGAAGCAAGGAAACTTGTCAGGAAACGAATCGGGACCTACTCTGATCTTAGGCAGGCATCCATTAAACCCGAAAAGGTACCACCTGAGATCTTAAGTAGAGCGAAAAATCTCGGTGCGTTAGCGATACAACTTCAATGGGTAGAGGGAGACGTCAAAACCGCCGAGAAATCCTTTTTCAAGATCAATCAAGAGGCTGTGCCAATTGATCCTACGGAGTTGAAGCTTCTTGAGTCAAGAAAAAAGCCCAATTGCATCGCTGCAAGAGCCATCATTCGCGCTGGCACTGGGCATAAATACTGGTCTAAATTTGCTGGGGAAAACCAAGCAAAGATACAGGAACTTGCAAAGGAAATAAACGACATTCTCTTCTCGCCAAAGCTAGAGACACCAGTAAAGACTCTTGATATTCCAATTGGCGGAAAACTCTATTCTGCGCAGACCCTACCCCTCGTATTGGAATTCGTCAACATGACGAACAACGTACCTTCTGATTTCAAGGAGAATCTACCCGACGATGACGATGGGTCTGAAACTATAAAAATGTTGGTAAATGCTAGAAAAGTTGCACAGCAGATTAACAGTATGCACCCCAGTTCACTCGGCCTCCATCCAATAGTATATTTTTATTCTCAAGATGGCCGCCACAAGGTTGCTTCATTCTACGCCACAGTATCCTTTGTGATGGAACTGTATGAGCGTAAAAAAATCAACGACTTCATCAAGGTTCGGGCACTATTTGAGAAAGCTATCATTGAAAATGACTACCTCATTCAACAAATCAATCGAAGGTTTAGACTTGCACAAGCAAGTTATCCACATATCAGAGATTTCTTTTTTGCTCTTATTGACTTGCTTAATGGGGGTACGAAACCAGAAGAATTGATTACACGGATAATTCAAAATACTAAGTTCGATTATCTAACTCTTCAGCAAGATACAGCAGAAGTCACGTCACCAGATTTCAGCTCACAAAGAAAGAGTGCTGCGTTTATTCGCGACGCTGTTAGGCATGCGCCAAAATGCAAAATTTGTGGAGGGTACATGCACAAGAACTCTATCACCATAGATCACATTCAACGCAAGGAAGATAAAGGTGTAGGTTCCATTGATAACGCTCAGTTGGCACATCCTTATTGTAACACAACTTTTAAAAATTGA